The DNA sequence CCAGTCGCAGGTATTTTgtcttctgttaaaaaaatcacaatgcTTCTGTCCTGTTTTTTCCAGTGACGGGCCACAGTCGAAGCATCCTGCTGGCCTGACCTTTGCAGTGCGACCTGGAAGCAAACAGCCCATCACACTGatcagcaaaaacaattaactcCAAGGAGACGTAGGACCATTCTGGACAGGAACCTTTGCTCATATCATCTGCACTCCTGCTCTGAGAAACGATATGTCATCGACGTAAGACTTCGATTATAAGGTCACTGTAAATAATTCCATAGGTTTAAACAGTTAGCTGTGTTTCTGTACATAAAACTGGAGTTGCAAGGGAATGGTTTCCATTGCAGGTGCAAACTACATATTTATGCATGATCTCTAAGCTGTTAATTGTAAGCTTTTTTGTGTGGAAATGGCTGTATTGCCATTGGCTGTCTATACCTATAAATCAGAAAAAGGCTACAGACCAGGTCAAATACTGCTATACTGTAACTGCAATACATCTGATGCTCAGCATATGTGGTTCAGTCCGGGAAGAGCAGTTACTACACGCAGCTTTTGGAAATGGACTTTATGCTGCAGGAGACAGCACACTGCACTGCAGTGGCATATTTTTTGGGGACAGACACAAAACACAATAAACCAGCATGGAGTGCATTGTCATGTGCTTATCTTTAAAAAAGTGTGAACTTGTCACAAAAATGTTTGACTATCAGATTGCGTTCTATCTCGAGGTGGGGTGTTGCAAAATACTCTTCTTAAAAGTATGTCACTGGCATTGTGCGTTACTGactaacaccagcatttacgtAGAAAAGGGACGGAGGAGGCCTCTCCTTGCAGTGGAATCAGGGCTAAAAACTGAAATGACTCAATGGAAAAGGAGACTGACTTATCAGTGTGTGCTGCAAAAGGAAGTCAGTCAAAACTATTCAAAAGTTCAAGATCAGTTCTAAACTAGAAATTCCAGTGCTAGTGACCCAGCacatcagggggaaaaaaactccacaaacacattcacaaATACAAACTTTATTAACAGCTGGGAAAACCAGGAGGTGTATTACCAGCACTGATATATAATCTCGTCAAACGTCAGTACTTCACAGGTTGGGTGAAACCAAAGCCAGCAGTCTCAGGGGAGGTCTAAGACAAACTGAGTCCAACCGAAAACAAAATTGCCGAATCCACTAAGACGTGCGGGGGTTTCCATAGCTACTGGGTTCCAGAGGGCTTCTTTGGGTGCTATGGTAACGTTTGTTGGCTAAAATGGCATGAGGAGTGCAGAGGTCCCATAAGGCACTGGCTGGACTGTGTCAGCATAAGGTGGGCACAAATGCCGGCTAACCTGGGCTCAACTGGATGGGTGCCAAGGCAGCTGTGAGAGGGCACCCCCTAGCTGTAGCAGAGTGTCGGAAAAAAAGGGCTGCAAACTCATTTGCTCAATTACACCCTCTGCTGTATataaaatgcccccccctcgccccaaaTGAGGTGGTCAAGTCCTGGGTTATACCCCTGATTCTGACCgccctcctcccccactgagAAGTCCTAAGGGTCCACAGGGCAGGCAGACTGGGTCAGTCCCACACTGTGGTGGAACACCTGGTGGTCCCAGCCCACCGTGGTCAGAGTGTCAGCCCCCCCTGGGGCCCAGCTCACACCTCGCACAAAGTCTTGGTGCTGCCGGTTCCGGAAGCTTCAAAAAGAAATAGAAAGGCTAGCATGAGAATGGGagaacgcatgcacacacacaaacaggaacAAAACCCACACACACGGGCACAAAACCCAAAACTAAATGGATTTATGTAACAGTACACATTTATTGTCACTGCACGCGTACAGCGAGATTTACTTCACAGCTTCCATACTCTATGCTATTACTGATACTACACTAAAAGTAGAGCACAAAGAGAAATGGCAGTAAGTAGTAACAATGAAAGCAACATCAGAACCAGTACAGTACAAAAAAAAGGCTAATGGTATTAGCAGATGCTGTGGAAAGTATAAACAGCAAGTAATAAACACCTTGACTGAATGAACAGTGTAAATAATGATGTATTAGTAAAGTGTCCAGCGGTATGAAGAATTTAGACGTGTAATTAGCCCTGCAATGCTATAGGGACACTTCTTAAAACGCACAGATCGAGAGGCCGACACTTACACTTCTGAAAGCTGGGAGTCCATCACTGCTACGGAACAGTCGTCGCTGATGGAGGCCAGCAAGGGGACACTGTACCGGAGGAGACGACAAAATTGTTACATCAGCAAGAACAGCGGGCTTTCGGCTAACAAGCTTCCAACACGCACGTCCAACCTCATGAATATCCATGAGCTCCCCATCAATCCAACAGCCTCGCTGCCAAAGCTGACTGTGCTTTTCCGCCACTCCCAAGAAAGGAGCCGTACCCAACCCTGTGCACCTGCGCTGACATGTCCCTGATAATAGGAGCGAAAGCGTGACCAATCTCAGCTGGCTGCGTCACCACCCTCTGACTGATCAAAATACATGGAGATACTGCTGTTCTGCGCGgggattatctgaaggaaaaaagcatatattctatatattgtTAATTAGCAGTATCACACACTGTGATGAATTCCCACAAACTCATAACTTGAAAATGTCCAACCTCCTACTTCAAAAACGGAACAGCTGAACGGAATGGATCCGTAAAGCAAATTCACGCAAGCACGTTCTAATCCCGCTAGCGTTTGATACCTGCATAATACACCGAGTCTCACAGACGCGCCAGTAGAAATTAGCACATAATAAATCATGATGCACACTGTGTGAACAGTAAACAAGCTTCTCTTAGGATTTACGTCATCGTCACTCCAAACCCGGCAACGTCTCTACTGAGCCGACCCTCCTGCAGTGCAAAACTGAAGTGAGTTGGAATTGCTCCGTAAACTGGCGTCTCTTCGCGGTAAGGATTGGGTATGGCTCAGTTCcagtatgccagtggaaaaatgCCATAAGCAGGACTGGGTACCAGTTCCAGTTCATTGGCAAAACGTATGAATTTTTATTCCCGGCCGTAATGGTCTTTGAACAGAAAAACCTTAACTGGATGTTTTAAGTGCAGCAATCTGTCAGAGGTCAGTTACAACGAGAAGCAAAGTATATGTAAGCCTTCAATGTCAATCTGAACATTAGACCGATACCATCCTATCGTTTGCCTGACATCTTGAACTATGGTACCAGCTCACCTGTGCGTAGAAAAAGCCAGGCCCATAACACTACGGTCATGGGCGTTTAATGTCTGGACCCGCTCTCCTTGGACGTCCCTCAGAGTCACCCGCCCAAGCACGTCACCTGAGTGAGAAAACCAGTACGATCATGGTTATCGTCGCAATCCTCACGAGATTCCAGCTCTTATGGTTATAGCCAGAAGTATAAATCGTAAGCTTTGTCACAATACGATTCGATTCTGCAAGGCAGCGATTCAATCTGGCAATATTAGAAATGTTACTGCGATACAATTCAGTAATACATGATCGATATTTTCAATACAGTAAACATAAGCTGATTTTGAGCTGAAATAAATTCCACTACAAAGACAAAAATAAAttctatttttctttttaacaatACAATATTCTGAAAAAACTATACAAAGTACTTCAAATAAAAAGTCTCACAAGAATACAAGAATCATTGTCTTactgtatttatattttaacaaaatTTCTGGACATGTATAGGTTACTCTGACAACATAGGAACATAGATGTACTGAACTACATCAAATGGACTGTAATGCAGTGACCTCTACTCTGTACTAAGGAGTGTCTCTAGATTGTTTTTGTTAGCAGTGTTTCGGCAAACTGTCATAGTTTAATCACATGAATTGATATTTGGTAACAGATGATTAAGTGAAATCATGGCCTTAATATTAGGCCACTTAATATTAAGTGAAATCAAGGCTTTTAATATTGATTAAAATTGATGAATCGTTACATGCCTATTTATAAGCCAACCAGGGGCATCTCACTGCGGTACCCCTGCTCAGGATGTGCGTGCAGCAATGCTGAAAAgtccaggttcagaaagtaaaaatccagaccaagatttggtttcaaccagttgagtactctgactGTGACTCTATACTCAGCCGGCTGGTTGAATCAAaagcttggtctggatttgtactttctgaacctgaagccATGCAATTAGGTGAACTGGCATCTCTGAAACACCTATAGTGTGTGGCTATGCGCTCATGCTTCTCATAACAGACTCACACCCCCCATCTATGGTGTACCCCTACCTTGCACTCTCTGCTGCCTCGAATAGGCTACATTGCTTCCCAGTGACCCTGTGTCAGATAAGCCGGAAGGGTATGGAAGAGCAGACCCACAGTCCTCAACTGGAACCCTTACCGTAGGCGATGATGTTGCTCTGCTGTGGGTGCCAGGCTAGCGATGTGGCGGAGCAGTTGGGGGACACCGCATCTGGAACAGGACCAGAACAATTACATCACACACCTCCTTAAGGTTAAATACTTCCACCTATTTACCTTTGGTTGACCATCTAGTCTGCAGCAAATACTGAATACGGTGTACAAGACAAACCTCACCAGCGTGTCCGAATGACTGCAGCAACCTCTATACCCCGCCCATGTGGCAAGGTTTGCTCACGCAAAGCCAAATCCCTAAAGTGCCTATTCTTACCTAGGCGGCTGGCTGGCTGAGATTTCCTCCTGtcccaaagcaggagacgacCATCCTGCGGAAGGAGAGAGGTAAGGCGGGAGAATGAGGATTCTGGCAACGCCACGAGATTTAACAAGCCAGTGTGGTGGGAGATGTTTTCCTACCTGACCACAGGAGAGGAACAGGGCCTCATCAAGAGGACTGCAGGACACACAGTTGACGGAGCTTGAGTGACCTGCAGTTTAGGGAGGAGCAGGAAAATCAAGGAGGTACAGGGGCAAGAGGGGCTTACACTGCGCAAGTCACAAAGTCACTGCACACAGGTTACCGAGCGAGCACACTGCCACACGACGACTCACTTACCATTATAGGTGTTGACCACCGTCTCCTGATTCAGGTCCCAGACCTTGATGCTGCCAAAATAACAGACAAATCCAAGTCGGAGGGCCACACTGCAGCACAAGCTACTCCACAGCCAGTTCACTGCACAGTTTGCAAGTCCTCCAATGCAAATGAGGAATGCGAACTGCCAGGCACACCCAGTTGAATGACACTGATTCAGATCCAGAATGCCAGATAAAGGgctctgatgacatcacagaGCCCCGACACCTACCAGGAGTCCAGGCTGCCGCTGACTGCCATGCCCCCTCCGCTGGTGGGGCTGACACTGGTGACAATGTCATCGTGCTCATGGAGGCTGAACTTGTTCACTATCAGCCTGCCATCCTCCGCCAGTTCCCACAGTTCCACGGCACCTAGACACACACCAGCACAATGGAAACTtaaacactaaatattaaataactaCCTAAATAAACTTTTCAAATCTTCTAAACATTCCAAAGTATCATTCCTTTTATAACATTTTTTCAGTCCGTTGTACGAATAAAATTATGTAGCATTAAAAAGGTCAATAATAAAAGGACCCACGATCACATCAAAATGCAAACTGCACCTATAACCAGGAAGAAATCGGAGATGGAATCTCACCTGAATCTGAAGCCACCAGGATGCCGCACTCTGACACCCACCTGGCTTCCGAGATGCCGGACTCTGTCTGCACGCCTGCACTACAGCGGTCCTCACTGGGACACTGCGTGGGGTCCCGATACACCCAGATGGAGCCTGACCAGCACCTACCGGTCAGGCTGGAAGCACCCATCAACAGGCTGCCATCTTCCAGGGAAAACAATTCATTTTAAGAGCCTGCAGACACTGTAAATTGAGCGTATTCATATAAACCACAAACAAACGTACAGCTATTCCACAGAAGCATAATAGGCGTCTTAAAATTAGTTTAGGAAGCAGattatatgtgtatataaaaaCCTTACGCGGTACTCTGCTGGTACACTGTTTAAAAGGTATAAAGAGCCGTATTTGGTAAACAAATTTTCGCCTGAAGCAACGGCGTTCCTAACTATTGAAAAAGTCAGTGGTATAAGTCAAGTCTATCTGGGGCttgactttttttatttatttttttttttgaaggaagacTGGCATCGGGGCTATAGCCCCGAGTGATCAGACCTAACGTGGCTCATGCACTGAAGTACACTTCGTTAAAACAGCAGGCTATTTGACCTAGCAAATAAAACAAGCTTTTTGGGAGGGAGTACCACGATGATAACACGACTTACCAGCGGGAAATCCTTAACATTGCTCAATAATACTTCACCGGACTTTGCTACGAAACAACTATTACAAACGAAACGAACGAATGGTCAACTTTTCATATGCAATTCTTTCTGCAATAAGAATAATGTAACGTAGAACATGCTTTAATCTGCTGCGATCGACTCAACCAACTAACAGGTGCATCGGCTTACCTTTCCTATAATGCACGGAGTCGAGGTGCTTCTCCATGCAGGCCGGGGCATTCGGAGGAATGTTCCAGCGATTTTCTTTAGTCAT is a window from the Brienomyrus brachyistius isolate T26 chromosome 8, BBRACH_0.4, whole genome shotgun sequence genome containing:
- the wdr77 gene encoding methylosome protein 50, with protein sequence MQSATRMTKENRWNIPPNAPACMEKHLDSVHYRKDGSLLMGASSLTGRCWSGSIWVYRDPTQCPSEDRCSAGVQTESGISEARWVSECGILVASDSGAVELWELAEDGRLIVNKFSLHEHDDIVTSVSPTSGGGMAVSGSLDSCIKVWDLNQETVVNTYNGHSSSVNCVSCSPLDEALFLSCGQDGRLLLWDRRKSQPASRLDAVSPNCSATSLAWHPQQSNIIAYGDVLGRVTLRDVQGERVQTLNAHDRSVMGLAFSTHSVPLLASISDDCSVAVMDSQLSEVFRNRQHQDFVRGVSWAPGGADTLTTVGWDHQVFHHSVGLTQSACPVDP